The following coding sequences are from one Chelonoidis abingdonii isolate Lonesome George chromosome 4, CheloAbing_2.0, whole genome shotgun sequence window:
- the LOC116827309 gene encoding prostasin-like has product MGLLCSPVALALLAMTLLQGKCGVGMCSGDLESASCFPQSAYRANLGEHQLFSLSPNRVSSHVRQILVHSDYKRGTPAADIALVQLAKPVQYTDKILPFCLPGPSDSFPDNQTCWSLSHPCKTLQEVQVQLIDTAACNTLYNIDPAPNMGRDPVKPDTICAGYAEGQRDSCQGDSGGPLTCDHNGTWFLMGVVSWGDGCGEPNRPSVYVRTVAYGEWIRGHVVSGGQATSMENSISGVNDSRSSFSTYMLLFTTLLMSL; this is encoded by the exons ATGGGGCTTCTCTGCTCCCCAGTGGCCCTAGCACTGCTGGCAATGACCCTGCTGCAGGGTaagtgtggggtggggat GTGCTCAGGGGACCTGGAATCAGCCAG ctgtttCCCCCAGTCTGCTTATCGTGCGAACCTTGGGGAGCACCAGCTGTTCAGCCTCTCCCCGAACCGGGTCTCGTCCCACGTGCGCCAGATCCTTGTCCACTCCGATTACAAGAGGGGGACCCCTGCAGCCGACATCGCCCTAGTGCAGCTGGCAAAGCCAGTGCAATACACCGACAAAATCCTCCCCTTCTGCTTGCCTGGCCCCTCCGACTCCTTCCCTGACAACCAGACGTGCTGG tctctctcccacccctgcaAGACGCTGCAGGAggtgcaggtccagctgatcgacACTGCAGCCTGCAACACCCTCTACAACATCGACCCAGCCCCGAACATGGGCAGGGACCCCGTCAAACCTGACACGATCTGTGCCGGCTACGCTGAAGGGCAGAGGGACTCCTGCCAG ggTGACTCTGGGGGGCCGCTGACCTGTGACCACAATGGGACCTGGTTCCTGATGGGGGTTGTGAGCTGGGGGGACGGCTGTGGCGAGCCCAATCGTCCCAGTGTCTATGTCCGGACAGTGGCCTATGGTGAATGGATACGGGGGCACGTGGTGTCCGGGGGCCAAGCCACATCCATGGAGAACAGCATCTCTGGAGTAAATGACTCCAGATCCTCCTTCAGCACCTACATGCTTCTCTTCACCACTCTCCTGATGTCACTGTGA